The Thermomonospora amylolytica sequence GCGCCGCCAGCCGGTCCGCCGCCACCAGCCGCCGGTCCACCTGGCAGATCGCCATCGCCATGGTGCTCGGCGACACCGTCGCGGCCAGCCCGTGCTCGCACCCGGCGACCTCCTCGGGCGCGTACGCCACCGCCCAGGTGAGGTCCAGGATGATCCGCACCGCCCGGAAGCCCTCGCCGAACGTCCGCGACACCTCGTCGCCCAGCACGTCCAGCAGCCGCCCCGGATCGAACCGGTCCCAGCTCAGGCACGCCCGTTCCCGCGGCAGCACCCGCAGCGCCCCGCTGCGCACGTGGGCGTCCGGATCCGCCCCGCCCGCCCAGCGCACTCCGGGCAGGTCCAGCGGATCGGCGTCGGTGACGTAAACGACCTTCTCCTCGGTGGCCAGCCCCTCGGTCACGAACCTGCCCACGACGCGTTCCCGCTCCTCGCCCCCGCCGAACGCCAGCCAGGCATGGTCCCCCGGCCGCATCTGCCCCACCGGCCGCTCGGCGAAGAACGCCTCCCCGGGCGACGGCGAACCGTCGTCGCGGACCAGCCCAGCGTACGCCTCACCCGCCGCACCGGCAGACCAGTTCATCAAGCCGTCACCTCGACCCCGCCCGGCCCCGCCCACCGTCCGGCGGAACGCCCCGGCCACCCCGGAGGCACCCGGGAAACCGCCCCGGCCGCCCCCCGATCCGGCCAGCGTAAACCCACCCTCCACCCCCCTCGAACCCCCGCTTTTTCACATGCCCGCAACACCCGGATCGCCTGCCCGCACACCCCTGCCGCGTCGTGTGATCCGGCTAAACTGGTCGGGCGTTCACGCGTCGTCGAGCGGGCGTGGCGAAATCGGCATACGCGGCAGGTTTAGGTCCTGTTAGTGGAGACACTGTGGGGGTTCGAGTCCCCCCGCCCGCACCACTCGTGCGCCGGCCGCACGGTTGCGGCCGGCGAACGTCTCTGTTTGGGAGTGGCAGTTCGGGCACAGCAGCCGCAGATTGTCCGCCCGGTTGTCCAGCGGATCCCCGTTGATGTGGTCCACCTCCAGGTTGAGCGGCCTTCCCCGCCAGCTCTCGCCCAGTCCGCACTCGGCGCACCGGGCGGGCACCCCGCAGGCGATCAGCGCCCGCCGTAGCGTCGTGCCGGGG is a genomic window containing:
- a CDS encoding MEDS domain-containing protein, with protein sequence MNWSAGAAGEAYAGLVRDDGSPSPGEAFFAERPVGQMRPGDHAWLAFGGGEERERVVGRFVTEGLATEEKVVYVTDADPLDLPGVRWAGGADPDAHVRSGALRVLPRERACLSWDRFDPGRLLDVLGDEVSRTFGEGFRAVRIILDLTWAVAYAPEEVAGCEHGLAATVSPSTMAMAICQVDRRLVAADRLAALRDEHEVLVRPDPEFDDGVLRLVRTFDPPGLRLEGELDAARHAVFAERLALAAAGRHRVHLDCARLRFVDPAALNVLVRQAVRLPRGGRLVLDRMPPQLAQMIEAVGWARLPGLVPGRGRG